Sequence from the Arthrobacter pigmenti genome:
CCGACCCTGTGACATCCAGCACCAACATGCTCGATGCCGACGGCGCTGCCGGTGCAACTTACCGCATCAGCACCGTGGTGAACGGATCCGAACGCTGGGCCACCGAGGACTTCACTGTGTGGGATGCCCAGACCCTGGATATCCCGCTGGACAAGCCGGCCGACGCATACACCAAGGACGGCCAGCCCTACAGCTATCGTGCCAATGACGCATCGATCGGTGACCTGGACGGTGACGGTCAGTACGAGATCGTGCTCAAGTGGGATCCGACCAACTCGCAGGACAACTCCAAGGGTGGCTACACCGGCAACGTCTATGTTGATGCCTACGAACTGGACGGCACCCGCCTATGGCGGATCGACCTGGGCAACAACATCCGTGCGGGCGCTCACTACACCCAGTTCCAGGTGTTCGACCTGGACGGCGACGGCAAGGCCGAAGTCACCATGAAGACGGCCGATGGAACAGTGGACGGAGCCGGTGTAGTGATCGGCGATGCACGGGCCGACTACCGGAACTCCGGCGGGTACGTGCTGTCCGGCCCTGAATTCCTCACGGTCTTCTCGGGCGCAACGGGTGCGGCGATCGATACCGCAGACTACATTCCGGCTCGTGGGGATGTCGGTTCCTGGGGCGACGGTTACGGTAACCGCGTGGACCGGTTCCTGGCTGGCGTCGCATACCTTGACGGTGAAAAGCCGAGCCTGATCTTCAGCCGCGGCTACTACACCCGCACGGTGATCGCAGCCTACGACTTCGACGGCACCTCGCTCACCTCACGGTGGACCTTCGATTCCAATGAGTCCGGCGATGAGTACCGCGGCCAGGGTAACCACGGATTGTCGGTGGCGGATGTTGATGGGGATCAAAAGGACGAGATTGTCTTCGGCTCGATGACCATCGACGACGACGGGACGCCGCTCTACAACACCGGCCTCGGCCACGGTGACGCGCTGCACGTATCGGACTTCGATCCGGCGCATGCCGGACTCGAGGTGTTCGCTGCGCATGAGGACCTCGGTGCTTCCGGCGGCGCGGGTGCAACGTACCGTGACGCTGCGACCGGTGAGGTCATCTGGTCCATTCCTGCGACCAGGGATACCGGCCGCGCCGTCATGGGCGACATCGATCCGAGGCATGCAGGCTCGGAGGGGTGGGCCATCGGCGGCGACGCTGCGTGGAACTCACCCGTGGGCCAACTGAAGTCAGCAAGCGGTGAGCTGCTTTCCGAGCAGATTCCGGCGGCGAACTTCCTCACCTGGTGGGACGGTGACCTGCTTCGGGAGATCACCGATCACGACTGGACGGAGGCTACCCGCACCGGCGTGCCGACCATCTCCAAGTGGAATGCGGAGACCAGCACGGAGGAGGAGATCTACCGGGCAACGGGAACCCTCACGAACAACGACACCAAGGGCACCCCGGCACTGCAGGCAGATCTGTTCGGTGACTGGCGAGAAGAAATTGTCACGCGCACTGATGATTCCACGGCCCTGCGCATTGCCACGACGGTGAATGTAACCGACCACCGGCTCCGCACGCTGCAGTCCGATCCGGTATACCGTCTCGGCGTGGCATGGCAGAACACCGCTTACAACCAGCCGCCGCACACCTCCTACTTCCTGGGAGCCGGGATGGAGCAGCCGGAGGCGCCGAGCATCGCCTATACGGGTGAGGAGCCGGCACCGGGCGAGCTTGTGAAGCCGGGCTTCGTTCCGGAACCCGCGGACAAGAAGGAGCTGACCAAGAAGAACCAGGTGGACCTCGGGCTCGGCAAGGAGAAGTTCCCACGCGGAGCGTCGGAAGTTGTCTTATCCAACCTGACGGCAGGTCAGTGGGTTCACATCTACCTCGGCGGAACCGCACTGGGCTGGCATCTGGTGAACGACGACGGCACAGTCACCGTGACGACGCCGGAGGACACCCGGCCTGGTGACAACCGGCTTGTTATCCACACCGCCTCAGGTGAGCTTCACGGCTGGGACCGGTTGAAAGTGGTCGGACCGCCGGTCAAGCGCTGACGGCAGTAGCTGGAACACAGGGAGCCCGGACGGTTGTGAACCGTCCGGGCTCTGCCATTCCCACATCGAGTCAGCAGAAATGGCTAGGAATTGAGCCGAAAGTAGTCATTCTTGCTGACTCGATTGAGGTCTTACTGCGGCGGACGCGTCATCGAAAGGACGTCGAGCGCCTCATCGAGCTGCGCTTCGGTCAGCTCGCCGCGCTCAACGTAACCGAGCGCGACGACGGCCTCCCGGACGGTCAGCCCCTCTGCGACGGCCTTCTTCGCGATCTTCGCGGCGTTCTCGTAGCCGATGTATTTGTTCAGCGGAGTCACGATCGACGGCGATGCCTCGGCGAGGAAGCGGGCGCGCTCCTCGTTGGCGGTAAGGCCGTCGATCATCTTGTCGGCCATCACCCGGCTGGTGTTGGCGAGCAGCCGGATGGACTCGAGCAGGTTTGCTGCCATGACCGGAATGCCCACGTTCAGCTCGAACGCCCCGTTGGTGGAGGACAGCGCGATGGTGGTGTCGTTGCCGACCACCTGCGCTGCAACCATGATGGCCGCCTCGCAGATCACCGGGTTCACCTTGCCGGGCATGATGGAGGATCCAGGCTGCAGGTCCGGAATGGCAATCTCGCCAAGACCTGTGTTGGGCCCGGAGCCCATCCAGCGCAGGTCGTTGTTGATCTTCATAAACGAGTAAGCAATGTTGCGAAGCTGTCCCGAAGCCTCGATGAGGCCGTCGCGGTTTGCCTGCGCCTCGAAGTGGTTGCGGGCCTCGGTCAGCGGCAGGCCGGTGTCTTCGGCGAGCAGTTCAATGACCCTGGCGGAGAAACCGGCCGGGGTGTTGATTCCCGTGCCGACGGCCGTCCCGCCGAGGGGAACTTCGGCAACGCGGGGGAGCGAGGCATTGATGCGCTCAATGCCGTAGCGGACCTGCGCGGCGTACCCGCCGAATTCCTGACCCAGGGTGACCGGTGTGGCATCCATCAGGTGGGTGCGGCCGGATTTCACGACGCCCTTGAATTCCTCGGCCTTACGCTCCAGGGACTCGGCGAGGTACTCAAGCGCCGGGATCAGGTCGTTGATCAGCGCCGAGGTTGCCGCTACGTGGACCGAGGTCGGGAAAACGTCGTTCGAGGACTGCGAGGCGTTGACGTGGTCATTGGGGTGAACCACCTTCTCGCTGCCGCCATCCTTGAGCGCCCGTGAGGCGAGTTCGGCGATGACCTCGTTGCTGTTCATGTTGGAGGACGTTCCGGAACCGGTCTGGAACACGTCGATCGGGAAATCGCCGTCGTACTGCCCGGTGGCCACCAGGTCAGCAGCGGTCTCGATGGCTCGTGCCAGCTCGGCATCGAGCACGCCGAGTTCGGCGTTGGCAGTGGCGGCCGCCTTCTTGATCCGCGCGAGGGCCTCGATGTGGGTGCGCTCCAGGGTCTTGCCGGAGATCGGGAAGTTCTCCACGGCGCGCTGTGTCTGGGCACGATAGAGCGCGTCTGTGGGTACCCGCACCTCGCCCATGGTGTCGTGTTCGATGCGGTATTCGAGGTCCTGGGAATCAGTCGTCATGCGCCAATTCTCGTCTGTAGCCCTATCGCGCCACAAATTGCCGGTGCCCGCCGCCGGTACCCGCGCTGCAGCTACAGCGCTCCGTTGTCGGCGACCAGTTCCGCCTTGCCTTCCTCGAGCCGGTAAGCCACCCCGACGACGGCGGTGGACCCCTGCTCGACCGCGTCGCTGATGACGCGCGAGGAGTCGACCAAGCGGTTCGCGGTCTGTTTGATGTGCTCGACGACGGTTCCGTTGACGTCGGTGACACCGTTTCGCTGCGAGGTCAGTACTGACGGCGTGATGCGTTCCACTAGGTCGCGGATGAAACCGGCGGGCATGGCTCCGGTCTCGATAGCGTTCATGGTGGCCGTGACTGCGCCGCAGGAATCGTGCCCCAAAATCACAATCAACGGGACGCCGAGCACGCTCACGCTGTACTCGAGGGAGCCGAGGACGGCGTCGTCGATCACCT
This genomic interval carries:
- a CDS encoding class II fumarate hydratase; translation: MTTDSQDLEYRIEHDTMGEVRVPTDALYRAQTQRAVENFPISGKTLERTHIEALARIKKAAATANAELGVLDAELARAIETAADLVATGQYDGDFPIDVFQTGSGTSSNMNSNEVIAELASRALKDGGSEKVVHPNDHVNASQSSNDVFPTSVHVAATSALINDLIPALEYLAESLERKAEEFKGVVKSGRTHLMDATPVTLGQEFGGYAAQVRYGIERINASLPRVAEVPLGGTAVGTGINTPAGFSARVIELLAEDTGLPLTEARNHFEAQANRDGLIEASGQLRNIAYSFMKINNDLRWMGSGPNTGLGEIAIPDLQPGSSIMPGKVNPVICEAAIMVAAQVVGNDTTIALSSTNGAFELNVGIPVMAANLLESIRLLANTSRVMADKMIDGLTANEERARFLAEASPSIVTPLNKYIGYENAAKIAKKAVAEGLTVREAVVALGYVERGELTEAQLDEALDVLSMTRPPQ
- a CDS encoding carbonic anhydrase, giving the protein MNKQLTPAEAWQKLRDGNARFISSDSSHPNQDASRRTSLVNTQNPFAVIFGCSDSRLAAEIIFDVGLGDVFVVRTAGQVIDDAVLGSLEYSVSVLGVPLIVILGHDSCGAVTATMNAIETGAMPAGFIRDLVERITPSVLTSQRNGVTDVNGTVVEHIKQTANRLVDSSRVISDAVEQGSTAVVGVAYRLEEGKAELVADNGAL